In a genomic window of Leptolyngbya sp. SIO1E4:
- a CDS encoding relaxase/mobilization nuclease domain-containing protein translates to MQSEGCDLDRDHIHIVASRIRILDGTTVTDSWEYPRSEKVIRELEKQYQLTPTPSSRERDSRAPTTGEMRRVWCTGEVGTREQLLTQIKQSAADSPTMTEFMKQLQANGVNVRVGYTLTGKVKGISYALDGVAFSGTKLGRAYTFPGLQKH, encoded by the coding sequence ATTCAAAGTGAAGGTTGCGATCTCGACCGCGACCACATCCACATTGTCGCGAGTCGCATTCGCATTCTTGACGGCACCACCGTCACGGATTCCTGGGAATATCCCCGCAGTGAAAAGGTGATTCGTGAACTGGAAAAGCAGTATCAGTTGACCCCGACACCCTCCTCACGGGAGCGTGACAGTCGGGCACCGACGACCGGTGAGATGCGACGGGTGTGGTGCACGGGCGAAGTAGGGACACGGGAGCAGCTGCTGACTCAGATCAAGCAGTCTGCAGCCGATAGTCCAACGATGACTGAGTTTATGAAGCAGCTCCAAGCGAACGGCGTGAATGTGCGAGTGGGTTACACGCTCACCGGCAAAGTCAAAGGTATCAGCTATGCCCTCGATGGGGTGGCGTTTAGCGGTACTAAACTGGGACGAGCCTATACTTTTCCGGGGCTGCAGAAGCATTGA
- the arfB gene encoding aminoacyl-tRNA hydrolase, whose protein sequence is MLQITKRTAIPLSEIELSAIRAQGAGGQNVNKVATAIHLRFDIQASSLSPLYKERLLKLDDSRITKDGIIIIKAQQHRTQEQNKEDALKRLQALIKSVTVTPKKRKPTKPSRKAQKKRLDSKAKRGQLKALRGNIRE, encoded by the coding sequence ATGCTGCAGATTACCAAGCGAACGGCGATTCCCCTCAGTGAGATTGAATTGAGCGCGATTCGGGCTCAAGGCGCTGGAGGGCAGAACGTCAACAAAGTCGCTACCGCCATTCACCTGCGATTTGACATCCAGGCCTCTTCCCTCTCTCCGTTATATAAAGAGCGCCTGCTTAAGTTAGACGACAGCCGCATCACCAAAGACGGCATCATTATCATCAAAGCGCAGCAGCATCGCACCCAAGAGCAAAATAAAGAAGACGCCCTCAAACGCCTCCAGGCCCTGATTAAAAGCGTCACGGTTACCCCTAAAAAGCGAAAGCCCACCAAGCCCTCCCGCAAAGCCCAGAAAAAGCGCCTGGATAGCAAAGCCAAACGAGGACAACTCAAGGCCCTGCGGGGCAATATCCGCGAATAG
- a CDS encoding MFS transporter, with product MTAYLYSQLAGMLAQLAQPGIDTPEEAALIFSGPQFFIALLSGLVLAFGFQLLLTNLSVAAGISYVGQSSADKSASSKSASGGSGMGKISVAVGMWTLITVSLALFFACWLAVKLSLYNSSLLGAITGLVIWGTYFSLLFWVSSTTVGSLIGSVVKTATASFNALVGTATAAFGAKAASNQVFETAEAVASAVRKELALSFDDDGLIESLNEYVANLRSPQLETQGLEAEFERLIQDSNIMTLADADTLSQLDRESFEALVSHRTDLSRQDVKRVANQLYRTWQRALGQTSDGNSLSDLVDYVQSARPDEQIADRLSERLDQFLEEYRKQGQTQTSGPVTQGFNALMGVVMGRTDLSDLDVEKIAGQVQQVKSQLVDQSDKLARQLERDDAHYSLVKTDIEYYLLNTYPWQLQTDRLKTEFRELLYDTQADPGALRREIAPLNRAYFESLLDSRGLMTPEEIDRTSSLLELVRTEVLREVVDIDRFERAKALQSKVQTFLRRMPKPELLSDMGNQAFISLLEDADASYEDLQSRFSEFDHSQFALILRTRSDLNEAEVQQLATQFERQMNQVLADAHGLQDATKTRVENQWQQLQDYLRNTGKAELNPEGIKADIRVLMQEPDAGIHRLRQRLAQFDRETLIQLLSQRQDLSEAEVRRIVREVEGNWYQVVNAPAALTAQAKAKYNEATRALETYLRRTGKPELDPEGIKRDLQTLLDDPKVGMQAMRERLAQMDRDTLVQLLSQRDDLSEAEVNQIIDDILETIRSLLKAPQRLARRAQQQVLSFEQSLEDYLRNTDKAALNPEGIKRDLQLLLNDPRLGSQRLQDRLSHIDRDTIVALLAQRQDMTREEAEAVVDQVLAVREHVLAKVRMVQTRIQNLIRRLLTRIQIYLDSLERPELAYEGIRRDLRKLFDDPQAGFEALKYRFSQFDRDTLVAILSSHDAVSETDAHQVINQIESVRDSALQKAERLEREVQTRVQALKHQAEQQVEDTRKAAEAAAWWIFGTATISAAAAAIAGSLAVLG from the coding sequence ATGACGGCATACCTTTACAGCCAGCTAGCGGGGATGCTAGCCCAATTAGCTCAACCAGGGATAGATACCCCTGAAGAAGCGGCGTTGATATTCTCGGGGCCGCAATTCTTTATTGCCCTATTGTCAGGGTTAGTGCTGGCTTTTGGGTTTCAGCTATTGCTGACCAATTTGTCAGTAGCCGCCGGAATTTCTTATGTCGGCCAGAGTTCTGCGGACAAATCGGCTTCCAGCAAATCTGCTTCTGGCGGCTCTGGCATGGGCAAAATCAGTGTCGCTGTGGGCATGTGGACTTTGATAACGGTCAGTCTGGCGTTGTTCTTTGCCTGTTGGCTGGCAGTTAAGCTGAGTCTTTATAACAGCAGTTTGCTAGGGGCCATCACCGGTCTAGTGATTTGGGGCACCTACTTCTCGCTGCTGTTTTGGGTCAGCTCCACCACGGTGGGGTCTTTAATCGGCTCTGTGGTGAAAACCGCTACCGCCAGCTTCAACGCTTTAGTGGGCACTGCCACTGCCGCCTTTGGGGCCAAGGCCGCCAGTAATCAGGTGTTTGAAACCGCTGAAGCAGTGGCATCAGCCGTGCGTAAAGAGCTGGCTCTAAGTTTTGATGATGATGGCTTGATCGAGTCGCTGAATGAGTATGTGGCTAACTTGCGATCGCCCCAACTAGAGACCCAAGGACTAGAAGCCGAATTTGAACGACTGATCCAAGATTCCAACATCATGACCCTGGCTGATGCAGATACCCTCAGCCAGCTTGATCGCGAGTCTTTCGAAGCCCTGGTCAGTCACCGCACAGACCTCTCTCGCCAAGACGTGAAGCGGGTTGCCAATCAGCTCTACCGCACCTGGCAAAGGGCCTTAGGCCAAACCTCGGACGGTAATTCCTTAAGCGATTTAGTTGATTATGTACAGTCGGCCCGTCCTGATGAGCAGATTGCTGATCGGCTGAGTGAGCGCCTCGATCAGTTTTTAGAAGAGTACCGCAAACAGGGACAAACCCAGACTTCTGGCCCCGTCACCCAAGGCTTCAATGCCTTAATGGGGGTCGTCATGGGGCGCACGGATCTGTCCGATTTAGATGTTGAAAAAATTGCGGGTCAGGTGCAGCAAGTTAAGTCCCAACTGGTAGATCAAAGCGACAAACTGGCCCGTCAGCTTGAGCGTGATGACGCCCACTACAGCCTGGTCAAGACAGACATTGAGTATTACCTACTCAATACCTACCCCTGGCAGCTCCAGACTGACCGGCTAAAAACTGAATTCCGAGAGCTGCTGTACGACACCCAGGCAGATCCAGGGGCGCTGCGACGGGAAATCGCCCCCTTAAATCGGGCCTATTTTGAGTCGCTTTTAGACTCCCGAGGTCTGATGACGCCAGAGGAGATCGACCGAACATCCTCTCTGCTGGAGTTGGTGCGCACTGAGGTGCTTCGCGAGGTGGTGGACATCGACCGCTTTGAGCGGGCAAAAGCACTGCAGAGCAAGGTGCAGACCTTTTTACGGAGAATGCCCAAGCCAGAACTCCTTTCAGATATGGGTAACCAGGCCTTCATCTCGCTACTGGAAGACGCCGATGCTAGCTATGAAGACTTGCAAAGTCGATTTTCTGAGTTTGACCACAGCCAGTTCGCCCTCATTCTGCGCACTCGCAGCGATTTGAATGAAGCCGAGGTACAGCAACTGGCAACTCAGTTTGAGCGACAGATGAATCAGGTGTTGGCCGATGCCCATGGGTTGCAAGATGCCACCAAAACCCGAGTCGAAAATCAGTGGCAGCAGCTCCAAGACTACTTGCGTAACACTGGCAAGGCAGAACTGAACCCTGAAGGCATCAAGGCAGATATTAGGGTTCTGATGCAAGAACCAGATGCGGGCATCCATCGTCTGCGACAGCGCCTGGCCCAGTTCGATCGCGAAACTTTGATCCAACTCCTCAGTCAACGGCAAGACCTGAGTGAGGCTGAAGTGCGACGCATCGTTCGAGAGGTTGAAGGTAACTGGTATCAAGTGGTTAACGCCCCCGCCGCCCTGACGGCTCAGGCCAAGGCTAAATATAACGAGGCTACCCGCGCCTTAGAAACCTATCTGCGTCGCACCGGCAAACCCGAGCTAGATCCAGAAGGCATTAAGCGCGACCTGCAAACCCTACTGGATGATCCAAAAGTCGGAATGCAGGCCATGCGAGAGCGGCTCGCTCAGATGGATCGCGACACCCTGGTGCAGCTACTGAGCCAACGAGATGATCTGAGTGAAGCAGAAGTCAACCAGATCATTGACGACATCCTAGAGACGATTCGCAGCCTCTTGAAGGCTCCTCAGCGACTGGCTCGCCGCGCCCAGCAGCAAGTGCTTTCCTTCGAGCAGTCTTTAGAAGACTATTTGCGTAACACAGACAAAGCTGCGCTCAATCCAGAGGGCATCAAGCGCGATCTGCAGCTGTTATTAAACGACCCACGCCTAGGGAGTCAGCGGCTGCAAGACAGGCTCTCTCACATTGACCGAGACACCATTGTTGCGCTCCTCGCTCAGCGCCAAGACATGACCCGTGAGGAAGCCGAGGCTGTGGTGGATCAGGTGTTGGCCGTACGAGAACACGTGCTGGCAAAAGTTCGCATGGTTCAAACGCGCATTCAAAACCTGATTCGTCGTTTGCTCACCCGCATTCAGATCTATCTAGATTCTTTAGAGCGGCCAGAACTCGCCTATGAAGGCATTCGGCGCGATCTCCGCAAACTCTTTGATGATCCTCAAGCCGGATTTGAGGCCCTGAAGTATCGCTTTTCCCAGTTCGATCGCGACACCCTGGTGGCCATCCTCAGTTCCCATGATGCTGTTTCTGAGACCGATGCACACCAGGTGATCAATCAGATTGAATCTGTGCGCGATAGTGCCCTGCAAAAGGCTGAACGCTTAGAGCGCGAGGTGCAAACTCGAGTTCAGGCCCTCAAGCACCAGGCCGAGCAGCAGGTTGAAGACACCCGTAAAGCCGCTGAAGCCGCCGCCTGGTGGATCTTTGGCACAGCGACGATTTCGGCAGCCGCAGCGGCGATCGCAGGGAGCTTAGCAGTCTTAGGCTAA
- a CDS encoding class I SAM-dependent methyltransferase, with protein MGWYGRWVLPRLLDWSMAGEPFATYRQQVLSEVSGQVLEIGFGTGLNLAYYPDTVASLTVIDPNPGMAAIAHPRLAQTPLPVTSQPLRGEALSMADNTFDWVVSTWTLCSIANVEQALKEIRRVLKPGGKFTFIEHGLSPEPELQVWQHRLTPLQKCIADGCHLDRAIADLVTPHLALEKLETFYGQGLPKVGGYFYQGVAVK; from the coding sequence ATGGGCTGGTATGGTCGTTGGGTGCTGCCGCGTTTGCTTGATTGGTCGATGGCTGGAGAGCCATTTGCCACCTATCGACAGCAAGTGCTCTCAGAGGTATCGGGGCAAGTGCTTGAGATCGGCTTTGGCACGGGGCTCAATCTGGCCTACTATCCTGACACCGTGGCCTCCTTAACGGTGATTGATCCCAATCCAGGCATGGCTGCGATCGCCCACCCACGCCTGGCACAAACCCCTTTGCCGGTCACGAGTCAGCCCCTGCGGGGGGAGGCGTTGTCCATGGCTGACAACACCTTTGACTGGGTCGTCAGCACCTGGACGCTGTGCAGCATTGCCAATGTTGAGCAGGCGCTGAAGGAAATTCGACGCGTCTTGAAACCCGGCGGAAAATTTACCTTTATTGAGCATGGGCTCAGCCCTGAACCTGAGCTGCAGGTCTGGCAGCATCGCCTGACGCCGTTGCAAAAGTGCATTGCAGATGGGTGTCACCTAGACCGCGCGATCGCAGATTTGGTCACCCCCCATCTGGCCCTCGAAAAACTAGAGACCTTTTATGGTCAGGGGTTGCCTAAAGTCGGGGGATATTTCTATCAGGGGGTGGCTGTGAAGTAA
- a CDS encoding anti-sigma factor, whose translation MTRSDLPDNWHDLIAGYTLGNLTPAEQAQLDQLLQTHPDLRQELQAYEATLAQLPQALVASPPPASLEAKILQTLHTPAAVGQSLQPPMAPNRRSYGLRLGAAIAAGLILFLGWDNLRLRQSLMISEQDLNIANQVLQELQQNQQQTEAVLASLRSAEKTVYSLHGTGELASASGSVVTLAGENKAILVPHNLPALPPEKIYRFWAATEASESLMYCGQFNTHEDDAVQWSLPAAACSTEAKQVLITVDPITASTESGGELVMQSLPAQG comes from the coding sequence ATGACGCGCTCTGACCTCCCTGATAATTGGCACGACTTAATCGCTGGCTATACGTTGGGCAATTTGACCCCAGCGGAGCAGGCACAGCTTGATCAGCTTTTACAAACGCACCCTGACCTCAGACAAGAACTGCAGGCCTATGAAGCCACGCTGGCCCAATTGCCACAAGCGCTGGTGGCCTCACCACCTCCGGCCAGTTTAGAAGCGAAAATTCTGCAAACGCTGCATACGCCAGCGGCGGTTGGTCAAAGCTTACAGCCGCCAATGGCGCCCAACCGTCGTTCTTACGGACTGAGGCTAGGAGCGGCGATCGCAGCAGGACTGATTCTGTTTTTGGGGTGGGATAATTTGCGCTTACGGCAATCGCTCATGATTAGCGAACAAGACCTTAACATCGCCAATCAGGTGCTCCAAGAACTCCAGCAAAATCAGCAACAAACGGAAGCAGTCTTAGCCAGCCTGCGCAGCGCTGAGAAGACGGTATATTCGCTGCATGGCACCGGGGAACTGGCCAGCGCCTCTGGCAGCGTGGTGACCTTAGCGGGAGAAAACAAAGCCATTTTGGTTCCCCATAATTTACCCGCCCTTCCCCCCGAAAAGATTTATCGTTTCTGGGCAGCGACGGAGGCCTCTGAGTCACTGATGTATTGTGGCCAGTTCAATACCCACGAAGACGATGCGGTTCAATGGTCACTCCCCGCCGCTGCCTGCAGCACCGAGGCCAAACAGGTTCTCATTACGGTTGATCCGATCACGGCCTCTACTGAATCAGGGGGCGAGTTAGTGATGCAGAGTCTCCCCGCCCAGGGCTGA
- a CDS encoding NAD-binding protein, which translates to MKPNIIVCGLGRTGYRVFSLLKQQGAQVIGISNQPTHEDGIIVGDLRSPTTLINAGIYDASALLLLTSDDALNLAILTQARVLNPRIRIINRLFNTRLGDRLDHTLAYHVSMSVSALAGPIFAFSALGNNAIGQIDFMGTTWPMYEEHIDTNHPWNGVLLQHLWTNRDRLLIYYLPAGQKIDLVSAVLGNQPLRTGDRLIVATRPNVSNVKRLSWKRRIKSFLAGLTQFQRQSQAALLITLVLFLLITLSTLIYLSVNFNIALPDALYFTVGMLTGAGGHEEVAEQAPVAVKLFTAMMMLVGAGVIGVFYALLNDLVLGSHFHQVWNAAQLPHRHHYIVCGLGGVGFQIAQQLRKGGHEVVVIERDPNGRFINSTRALKIPVMIDDASLPEALNAVNISAASALIAVTSHDTANLEIALTAKSLVPKLPIVVRNQDPDFAKQIQQVFEFDRVMSPTELAAPSFAAAALGGRVLGNGMTAHNLWVALGTLITPGHPFYGKPVSAIAQEADLVPLYIETTRGPLHGLELLAHVLEYQDVVYLTIPANKLEELWRTVPSQLAAS; encoded by the coding sequence ATGAAGCCTAACATCATTGTTTGTGGCTTGGGGAGAACGGGCTATCGAGTCTTCTCATTGCTTAAGCAGCAAGGGGCACAGGTCATTGGTATCAGCAATCAGCCCACCCATGAAGACGGCATCATTGTGGGTGATTTGCGATCGCCCACCACCCTGATCAACGCGGGTATTTACGATGCTTCTGCGCTGCTTTTGTTGACGTCTGATGACGCGCTCAATTTGGCAATTTTGACCCAAGCGCGGGTGCTCAATCCTCGGATTCGCATCATTAATCGGTTGTTTAATACCCGCTTGGGCGATCGCCTCGACCATACCCTGGCCTACCACGTCTCCATGAGTGTATCTGCGCTGGCAGGCCCTATTTTTGCGTTTTCAGCCTTGGGTAACAACGCCATTGGCCAGATTGATTTTATGGGCACCACCTGGCCCATGTATGAAGAACACATCGACACCAACCACCCCTGGAACGGTGTATTGTTGCAGCACCTATGGACAAACCGCGATCGCCTGCTGATTTACTACCTGCCTGCGGGGCAAAAAATCGATTTAGTGTCTGCCGTTTTAGGAAATCAGCCGCTAAGAACCGGCGATCGTCTGATTGTTGCAACCCGTCCTAACGTCTCCAACGTCAAGCGACTTTCCTGGAAAAGGCGCATTAAAAGCTTTCTTGCAGGGCTGACCCAGTTTCAGCGCCAGAGCCAAGCGGCGTTGCTGATCACCCTGGTGCTGTTTCTGTTGATTACCTTATCGACGCTGATTTACCTGAGCGTCAACTTCAACATTGCCCTGCCCGATGCCCTGTACTTTACCGTAGGCATGTTAACAGGGGCCGGAGGCCATGAAGAAGTTGCAGAGCAGGCCCCCGTTGCCGTTAAGCTGTTTACGGCCATGATGATGTTGGTGGGGGCAGGGGTGATTGGGGTGTTTTATGCCCTGCTCAACGATTTGGTCTTGGGTAGCCATTTTCACCAGGTCTGGAATGCTGCCCAGCTGCCCCATCGCCATCATTACATCGTCTGCGGCTTGGGGGGCGTTGGTTTTCAGATTGCTCAGCAGTTGCGCAAAGGGGGCCATGAAGTCGTGGTCATTGAGCGTGACCCCAACGGGCGATTTATAAACAGTACCCGCGCCCTCAAAATTCCAGTCATGATTGATGATGCCAGCCTGCCTGAAGCGCTCAATGCCGTCAACATTTCCGCTGCGTCTGCGCTGATAGCCGTCACAAGTCACGATACGGCCAACCTGGAAATTGCCCTCACAGCTAAAAGTCTGGTTCCCAAGCTGCCCATTGTGGTTCGCAATCAAGATCCTGATTTTGCAAAACAGATACAGCAGGTGTTTGAGTTTGACCGCGTTATGAGCCCCACCGAATTAGCAGCCCCGTCCTTTGCTGCCGCGGCCCTGGGTGGACGGGTTCTGGGAAATGGTATGACGGCCCATAACCTCTGGGTCGCGCTGGGAACATTAATCACCCCAGGACATCCGTTTTATGGGAAGCCCGTATCGGCGATCGCCCAGGAGGCGGATTTAGTCCCCCTTTATATCGAAACAACCCGAGGCCCCCTGCACGGGTTGGAGTTACTGGCCCACGTGCTGGAATATCAGGATGTGGTGTACCTAACCATCCCAGCGAACAAGTTAGAGGAACTGTGGCGCACAGTGCCCTCTCAACTCGCAGCTAGCTGA
- a CDS encoding alpha/beta hydrolase, producing the protein MVFLHHFGGDAGSWHWVASELQTEFRCIALDLPGFGHTSPLKQPSLKAYGDFVCQTLTHLEIDTFVLVGHSMGAKIALQVAASLQGERLQAVVLVTPSPPTQEPISYRERTRLLNYHSNQENAQITIDRAIQKPLTERRRSIAVRTHMNVAESAWCWWLLEGMNHSIADQMKHVRVPVTILASQDDPVIPYPIIQQEVMGVLPNAQLVEISGVGHLMPLEAPVLVATAIRRAIAPVA; encoded by the coding sequence TTGGTATTTTTGCACCATTTTGGCGGAGATGCTGGCAGCTGGCATTGGGTAGCGAGCGAGCTGCAAACAGAGTTTCGCTGTATTGCCCTTGACCTTCCAGGGTTTGGGCACACATCCCCCCTGAAACAGCCATCTCTCAAAGCCTATGGCGACTTTGTCTGCCAAACCCTGACCCACCTAGAGATAGACACCTTTGTTCTGGTTGGTCACTCTATGGGGGCCAAGATTGCGCTTCAGGTTGCTGCAAGCTTGCAGGGTGAGAGGCTGCAAGCGGTGGTGCTGGTGACCCCTTCACCGCCCACTCAAGAACCCATATCCTATCGAGAACGAACGCGGCTGCTCAACTATCATTCGAATCAGGAAAATGCTCAGATAACGATTGATAGAGCCATCCAGAAGCCGCTGACTGAGCGACGGCGCTCTATCGCCGTGCGGACTCATATGAATGTGGCTGAATCAGCCTGGTGCTGGTGGTTGCTAGAAGGAATGAATCACTCCATTGCCGATCAGATGAAGCATGTACGAGTGCCAGTTACGATTCTGGCATCTCAGGATGATCCGGTGATTCCTTACCCCATCATTCAGCAGGAGGTGATGGGGGTACTGCCCAATGCTCAGCTGGTGGAAATTTCAGGTGTTGGACATTTGATGCCGTTAGAAGCACCCGTGTTGGTGGCCACGGCCATTCGTCGCGCGATCGCGCCAGTGGCCTGA
- the argF gene encoding ornithine carbamoyltransferase — translation MTGLSGQDFLSMADMTPQQTQHLLTLAAQLKAGKVEANCDRKILGLLFRKSSTRTRVSFSSAMWQLGGQVLDLNVSVTQVSRGEPIKDTARVLDRYLDVLAIRTYDQAELHEFAEYAEIPIINALTDLEHPCQVLADLMTVQEAFGPQLEGLTLTYLGDGNNVAHSLILGCALMGMNIRVATPTEYAPKGDVVTQAQTLAGDRSTIVITEDPKAAAEGAQVLYTDVWASMGQEDLAATRIPIFQPYQVNDSLLAVADPDAIVLHCLPAHRGEEITEAVIEGPHSRIWDEAENRLHAQKALLVELLGGL, via the coding sequence ATGACAGGGTTAAGCGGTCAAGATTTTCTCAGCATGGCGGATATGACTCCGCAACAAACACAGCATCTACTGACGCTAGCGGCTCAGCTAAAAGCCGGAAAAGTGGAGGCAAACTGCGATCGCAAGATCTTGGGTCTCCTATTTCGCAAGTCATCTACTCGCACCCGTGTGAGTTTTTCATCAGCGATGTGGCAGTTGGGGGGGCAGGTGCTCGATCTCAATGTCAGTGTCACCCAGGTCAGTCGAGGCGAGCCGATTAAAGATACGGCCCGTGTTCTGGATCGATATCTAGATGTCTTGGCAATCCGGACCTATGACCAGGCAGAACTGCACGAATTTGCTGAGTACGCAGAGATCCCCATCATCAATGCCCTCACAGACTTAGAACATCCCTGCCAAGTCTTGGCTGATCTGATGACGGTGCAAGAAGCCTTCGGCCCCCAACTAGAAGGGCTCACCCTAACCTACCTAGGCGACGGCAACAATGTGGCCCACTCCCTCATCCTCGGGTGCGCCCTGATGGGCATGAATATTCGCGTTGCCACACCGACAGAATATGCGCCCAAAGGCGATGTGGTGACCCAGGCGCAAACACTGGCGGGCGATCGCAGCACCATTGTAATCACGGAAGACCCCAAAGCTGCCGCAGAAGGGGCCCAGGTGCTTTATACCGATGTCTGGGCCAGCATGGGGCAAGAAGACCTGGCAGCAACCAGGATTCCAATTTTCCAGCCCTATCAGGTCAATGACAGTTTGCTCGCGGTGGCTGATCCGGATGCGATCGTGCTGCACTGCCTCCCGGCCCACCGGGGAGAAGAAATTACAGAAGCTGTCATCGAAGGCCCCCACTCCCGCATCTGGGATGAAGCCGAGAATCGCCTCCACGCTCAAAAGGCCCTCCTGGTAGAGCTACTCGGGGGTCTTTAG
- a CDS encoding NACHT domain-containing protein, with the protein MARQDQSIEGSQIHNSQVQLAQAGRDAVSFQNSHDNQVIINNALLQLGPSGSPGVNWDWARRFLEKKQLPNIRKRLTDTLGRERVLMSVGLREELSWVGRSPLEPARVLQIEGKAEAPLDPHQLLIETFRRDDIAGKLLILGTPGSGKTTALLSLAEQLVCGALDQPKTVIPVLFELSTWRKDNQSIHDWLIEQLYEQHGGNRKAKVYERWLDEQVLLPLMDGLDELGFERQQKCTQKLKTFAGQYPYLVVCCRTKEFTQAGIKLNTLNGAIRLEPLSDQQIQAFLQHQQSPLWSVIQTNPRLKVLLETTLEGDPGLLRVPLFVALAARTYNPKHPFESKTDLLNQYIERQVSRDMRESDRRNDLEKKNWVYQTLEQEPGRHQTQRTLVWLAQQLQKNNTVELLIEHIQPNWLEKKRERIRYRLTFGLVYGLIVGLLASGLFAGLGLLLFGPVGGLLGASAQIEPVETFKITLSQDVRREILYSLRNWLIGGFVFGLIVGLGVGQMYGLATGLASGLGDGLTVGLMGGLVYGLVRGLKQDLKLRSRPNQGIWNSLQSFLWITALCYPLSVVIHASSIAFPSYIHEGIPYGESASGWVILRDLWQSISYSLLQGICGALLFGLVSVGGRACLQHMCLRWVLQQSGIVPWNLARFLNYCTERRLLQRVGGTYRFLHRELLDHFARMT; encoded by the coding sequence ATGGCACGGCAAGATCAGAGCATCGAGGGTAGTCAGATCCACAATAGTCAGGTCCAACTCGCTCAGGCTGGGCGAGACGCTGTCAGTTTTCAAAATAGCCACGATAACCAGGTCATTATCAATAATGCCCTCTTGCAACTGGGTCCGTCTGGGTCACCTGGAGTGAACTGGGATTGGGCAAGACGGTTCCTGGAGAAAAAGCAGCTGCCCAACATCCGTAAACGGTTGACCGATACCCTGGGCCGAGAAAGAGTGCTAATGTCGGTTGGTCTCAGGGAGGAATTGAGCTGGGTCGGCAGATCGCCATTGGAACCGGCGCGAGTTTTGCAGATTGAAGGTAAAGCGGAAGCTCCCCTCGACCCACACCAGCTTTTGATTGAAACCTTTAGGCGAGACGATATTGCTGGCAAGCTGCTGATTTTGGGGACACCAGGTTCTGGTAAAACAACGGCCCTACTCAGTCTGGCAGAACAACTGGTGTGTGGTGCCCTGGATCAGCCTAAAACGGTGATTCCGGTGCTGTTTGAACTATCGACCTGGCGCAAAGATAATCAAAGCATTCACGATTGGTTGATTGAGCAACTGTATGAGCAGCACGGGGGTAATCGCAAAGCCAAAGTGTATGAGCGATGGCTAGATGAGCAGGTGCTGTTGCCGCTGATGGATGGCCTGGACGAACTAGGATTTGAACGCCAGCAAAAATGTACCCAAAAGCTGAAGACGTTTGCGGGGCAATATCCTTATTTAGTGGTGTGCTGCCGTACAAAGGAATTTACCCAGGCGGGTATCAAGCTCAACACGCTGAATGGGGCGATCCGGTTAGAGCCCCTGTCGGATCAGCAAATTCAAGCTTTTTTGCAACATCAACAGTCCCCTCTGTGGTCAGTGATTCAAACAAATCCTCGACTAAAAGTTCTTTTAGAGACAACCCTGGAAGGCGATCCAGGACTATTACGAGTGCCTTTGTTCGTGGCCCTGGCGGCACGGACCTATAACCCTAAGCACCCTTTTGAAAGCAAAACAGACCTGCTCAATCAGTACATTGAGCGGCAGGTATCGCGGGACATGCGGGAAAGTGACCGCCGTAATGACTTAGAAAAGAAGAACTGGGTCTATCAAACTCTAGAACAAGAACCTGGTAGACATCAAACTCAACGGACACTGGTCTGGCTAGCACAGCAGCTGCAGAAAAACAATACTGTGGAACTGCTGATTGAACACATTCAGCCAAACTGGTTAGAAAAAAAACGGGAAAGAATACGATATCGGCTAACTTTTGGACTAGTTTATGGGCTGATTGTCGGGCTGCTGGCTAGCGGGCTTTTTGCAGGGCTAGGATTGTTGCTATTTGGGCCAGTTGGAGGGTTACTAGGGGCCTCTGCTCAGATCGAACCGGTTGAGACATTCAAAATCACCTTATCCCAAGATGTACGACGAGAAATTTTATACAGTTTGAGAAATTGGCTTATAGGAGGGTTTGTTTTTGGACTGATAGTAGGATTAGGTGTCGGGCAGATGTACGGGCTGGCTACAGGACTGGCTAGCGGACTGGGCGATGGATTGACAGTTGGACTGATGGGGGGGCTAGTATACGGTCTGGTGAGAGGGCTGAAGCAAGATTTAAAGCTGCGATCTCGCCCCAATCAAGGTATCTGGAACTCGCTACAAAGTTTCTTGTGGATAACAGCTCTGTGCTATCCCCTTAGTGTTGTTATTCATGCAAGCAGTATCGCATTTCCCTCTTACATCCACGAAGGAATTCCTTATGGAGAAAGCGCAAGCGGTTGGGTGATTTTGAGGGATCTCTGGCAAAGCATTTCTTATTCTCTATTGCAAGGTATTTGTGGTGCACTGTTGTTTGGATTGGTTTCCGTAGGTGGTCGGGCCTGCCTTCAACATATGTGCTTACGATGGGTGCTCCAGCAAAGTGGTATTGTTCCCTGGAACCTGGCTCGATTTCTCAACTACTGCACCGAGCGTCGCTTACTGCAACGGGTGGGGGGCACCTATCGCTTCTTGCACCGAGAACTCCTGGACCACTTTGCCAGAATGACTTAG